A genome region from Streptomyces antimycoticus includes the following:
- a CDS encoding sugar ABC transporter ATP-binding protein: MSAESERSSPGGAELLRMEGVRKTFPGVIALDGVDFDLRRGEVHVLLGENGAGKSTLIKMLSGAHRPDAGRILVDGGPVRINSAQDAERLGIATIYQEFNLVPDLTVAENIFLGRQPRRFGMIDRKTMDERAAELLARVGVDVAPRTRVRDLGIARLQMVEIAKALSLDARVLIMDEPTAVLTTEEVDKLFRIVRTLRADGVGVVFITHHLEEIAALGDRVTVLRDGRSVTQVPATTEQDELVRLMVGRSIEQQYPRERTDAGDPLLKVRGLTRNGSFQDIGFDVRAGEVVGLAGLVGAGRTEVVRALFGADPYDSGSVEVLGRPLARHDVVAAMRAGIGLVPEDRKGQGLVLDGSVQENLGLVTLRAATRAGLVDRAAQRSAAAGVAERLAVRMAGLDQRVRTLSGGNQQKVVIGKWLLADSKVLILDEPTRGIDVGAKVEIYQLINELTASGHAVLMISSDLPEVLGMSDRVLVMAQGRISGELTAREATQDAVMALAVKDVKGADEGVGGNEKEGSRGH, from the coding sequence ATGAGTGCCGAGTCCGAACGGTCCTCCCCCGGCGGGGCGGAGCTGCTGCGCATGGAGGGGGTCCGTAAGACCTTCCCCGGGGTGATCGCCCTGGACGGGGTGGACTTCGATCTGCGCCGGGGCGAAGTGCACGTCCTCCTGGGCGAGAACGGCGCGGGCAAGTCCACGCTGATCAAGATGCTCTCCGGCGCCCACCGCCCCGACGCGGGCCGGATCCTGGTCGACGGCGGCCCGGTGCGCATCAACAGCGCGCAAGACGCCGAGCGGCTCGGGATCGCCACCATCTACCAGGAGTTCAACCTCGTCCCGGACCTCACCGTCGCCGAGAACATCTTCCTGGGCCGCCAGCCGCGCCGCTTCGGCATGATCGACCGCAAGACCATGGACGAGCGCGCCGCCGAGCTGCTGGCCCGCGTCGGGGTGGACGTCGCGCCCCGGACCCGCGTCCGGGACCTCGGCATCGCCCGGCTGCAGATGGTGGAGATCGCCAAGGCGCTGAGCCTGGACGCCCGCGTCCTGATCATGGACGAGCCGACCGCCGTGCTCACCACCGAGGAGGTCGACAAGCTCTTCCGGATCGTGCGCACGCTGCGCGCGGACGGGGTGGGCGTCGTCTTCATCACCCATCACCTGGAGGAGATCGCCGCCTTGGGCGACCGCGTCACCGTGCTGCGCGACGGCCGCAGCGTCACCCAGGTCCCGGCCACCACCGAGCAGGACGAGCTGGTGCGGCTGATGGTGGGCCGCTCCATCGAGCAGCAGTACCCACGGGAGCGCACGGACGCCGGTGACCCCCTGCTGAAGGTCCGGGGGCTCACCCGGAACGGCAGCTTCCAGGACATCGGCTTCGACGTGCGCGCCGGGGAGGTGGTGGGCCTGGCCGGGCTGGTCGGCGCGGGCCGTACGGAGGTCGTCCGGGCGCTCTTCGGCGCCGACCCGTACGACTCCGGCTCCGTCGAGGTGCTCGGCCGTCCGCTGGCCCGCCATGACGTGGTGGCCGCCATGCGGGCCGGGATCGGCCTCGTCCCCGAGGACCGTAAGGGCCAGGGCCTGGTCCTGGACGGCAGCGTCCAGGAGAACCTGGGCCTGGTCACGCTGCGCGCCGCCACCCGGGCCGGGCTCGTCGACCGGGCCGCCCAGCGGAGCGCGGCGGCCGGTGTCGCCGAGCGGCTGGCCGTCCGGATGGCCGGGCTGGACCAGCGGGTGCGCACCCTCTCCGGCGGCAACCAGCAGAAGGTCGTCATCGGCAAGTGGCTGCTCGCCGACAGCAAGGTGCTCATCCTCGACGAGCCGACCCGCGGTATCGACGTGGGCGCCAAGGTCGAGATCTACCAGCTCATCAATGAACTCACCGCGTCCGGCCACGCCGTTTTGATGATCTCCAGCGATCTGCCCGAGGTGCTGGGGATGAGCGACCGGGTCCTGGTCATGGCCCAGGGCCGGATCTCGGGCGAGCTGACCGCGCGAGAAGCGACCCAGGACGCCGTGATGGCCCTGGCAGTGAAGGACGTCAAGGGCGCCGACGAAGGAGTCGGCGGCAACGAAAAGGAGGGCTCCCGTGGCCACTGA
- a CDS encoding ABC transporter permease/substrate-binding protein yields the protein MATDTLTKDPGGSAVLRRVLLDNGALSALVLLVAAMSLLSGDFLTTGNLLNVGVQAAVTAILAFGVTFVIVAAGIDLSVGSVAALSATVLAWSATSQGLPVWIAVLLAVATGIACGLVSGALVSFGKLPPFIATLAMLSIGRGLALVISQGSPIPIPDSMSGLGDTIGGWLPIPVLVMIGMGLITAGVLGRTYAGRAMYAIGGNEEAARLSGIRVTRQKLVIYALSGGFAAVAGIVLASRLSSAQPQAAVGYELDAIAAVVIGGASLSGGVGKASGTLIGALILAVLRNGLNLLEVSPFWQQVVIGVVIALAVLMDTLRRRAGASPGAPGAAAGGSSGGGRKKAVNAGKFALAAVVVAAIAVGASVWRSGSSGGTSTKVGLSVSTLNNPFFVQLKAGAQEEAKRAGVSLTVTDAQNDASQQANQIQNFTSQNMKSIIINPVDSDAAGPSVRAADKAGIPVLAADRGVNKANIATLVASDNITGGKLAAKTLAERLGKKGTILVLQGTPGTSASRERGKGFAEGLKAYPDIKVVGKQTADFDRAKGLDVTTNLLQGHPGIDGIFAENDEMALGAVKALGSKAGKSVDVVGFDGTPDGLKAVENGTLAATVAQQPKELGRMVVQNAVKAAKGQKIDGTVKVPVKVVTAK from the coding sequence GTGGCCACTGACACGCTTACGAAAGACCCCGGGGGCTCGGCGGTGCTGCGCCGCGTGCTGCTCGACAACGGCGCCCTGAGCGCCCTGGTGCTGCTGGTGGCGGCCATGTCGCTGCTCTCCGGCGACTTCCTCACCACCGGCAATCTCCTCAACGTCGGCGTCCAGGCGGCGGTCACCGCGATCCTCGCCTTCGGCGTCACCTTCGTCATCGTCGCCGCGGGGATCGACCTGTCGGTCGGCTCGGTGGCCGCGCTGTCCGCCACCGTGCTCGCCTGGTCGGCGACCTCACAGGGGCTGCCGGTGTGGATCGCCGTGCTCCTGGCCGTCGCCACCGGTATCGCCTGCGGCCTGGTCAGCGGGGCGCTGGTCTCCTTCGGGAAGCTGCCGCCGTTCATCGCCACGCTCGCGATGCTGTCGATCGGCCGCGGCCTGGCCCTGGTGATCTCCCAGGGCAGCCCGATACCGATCCCCGACTCGATGTCCGGCCTCGGCGACACCATCGGTGGCTGGCTGCCCATTCCGGTGCTCGTGATGATCGGCATGGGGCTGATCACCGCGGGTGTGCTGGGCCGTACCTACGCGGGCCGCGCGATGTACGCGATCGGCGGCAATGAGGAGGCCGCCCGGCTCTCCGGGATCCGGGTGACCCGCCAGAAGCTGGTCATCTACGCGCTCTCCGGCGGCTTCGCGGCCGTCGCGGGCATCGTGCTCGCCTCCCGCCTGTCCTCCGCCCAGCCGCAGGCGGCCGTCGGCTACGAGCTCGACGCGATCGCCGCGGTGGTCATCGGCGGCGCGAGCCTGTCCGGTGGCGTCGGTAAGGCGTCCGGCACGCTCATCGGCGCGCTGATCCTCGCGGTGCTGCGCAACGGGCTCAACCTGCTGGAGGTCTCCCCCTTCTGGCAGCAGGTCGTCATCGGCGTCGTCATCGCGCTCGCGGTGCTGATGGACACGCTGCGCCGGCGCGCCGGGGCCAGCCCGGGCGCGCCCGGGGCCGCGGCGGGCGGATCGTCCGGTGGCGGCCGTAAGAAGGCCGTCAACGCGGGCAAGTTCGCGCTGGCCGCCGTGGTCGTCGCCGCCATCGCCGTCGGTGCCTCCGTCTGGCGCTCCGGCTCCTCCGGGGGCACGTCCACCAAGGTCGGGCTCTCGGTCTCCACTCTCAACAACCCCTTCTTCGTGCAGTTGAAGGCGGGCGCGCAGGAGGAGGCCAAGCGGGCCGGGGTCAGCCTTACGGTGACCGACGCCCAGAACGACGCCTCCCAGCAGGCCAATCAGATCCAGAACTTCACCAGCCAGAACATGAAGTCGATCATCATCAACCCGGTCGACTCCGATGCCGCGGGCCCCTCCGTCCGGGCCGCCGACAAGGCGGGCATCCCGGTGCTGGCCGCCGACCGTGGCGTCAACAAGGCGAACATCGCGACCCTGGTGGCCTCGGACAACATCACGGGCGGCAAGCTGGCCGCCAAGACGCTGGCCGAGCGGCTCGGAAAGAAGGGCACGATCCTGGTGCTGCAGGGCACTCCCGGCACCTCCGCCTCGCGTGAGCGCGGTAAGGGCTTCGCGGAGGGCCTCAAGGCGTACCCGGACATCAAGGTCGTCGGCAAGCAGACCGCCGACTTCGACCGGGCCAAGGGGCTGGATGTGACCACCAATCTGCTCCAGGGCCACCCGGGCATCGACGGGATCTTCGCCGAGAACGACGAGATGGCGCTCGGCGCGGTCAAGGCGCTCGGCTCCAAGGCGGGCAAGTCCGTGGACGTCGTCGGCTTCGACGGCACCCCCGACGGGCTGAAGGCCGTCGAGAACGGCACCCTCGCCGCGACCGTCGCCCAGCAGCCCAAGGAGTTGGGCCGGATGGTGGTGCAGAACGCCGTCAAGGCGGCCAAGGGGCAGAAGATCGACGGCACGGTGAAGGTGCCGGTGAAGGTCGTCACTGCCAAGTGA
- the rbsK gene encoding ribokinase has protein sequence MHDYDLLVVGSANADLVIGVDRRPGAGETVLGSDLAVHPGGKGANQAVAAARLGARTALLARVGDDDYGRLLLDSQAKAGVDTVGVLVGGAPTGVALITVDPSGDNSIVVSQGANARLTPGDVRAAASLLAAARVVSLQLEIPLETVAEVVRAAGAGFGGRPGPRVVLNPSPTAPLPTDVLAACDPLVVNEHEARFLLSDAPVGSSDDPEEWADALLSRGPRSVVVTLGAEGALVADGDRTVLVPSPAVTAVDTTGAGDAFTGALAWRLGVGDDLPTAVRFAVRVGAAAVTRAGAQASFPSVEEVAAP, from the coding sequence ATGCACGACTACGACCTGCTGGTCGTGGGGTCGGCCAACGCCGATCTGGTGATCGGAGTAGACCGCCGCCCCGGGGCCGGCGAGACCGTCCTCGGGTCCGACCTCGCGGTCCACCCGGGCGGCAAGGGCGCCAACCAGGCCGTCGCCGCCGCCCGGCTGGGGGCCCGGACGGCGCTGCTGGCCCGGGTCGGCGACGACGACTACGGCCGGCTGCTGCTGGATTCGCAGGCGAAGGCCGGGGTCGACACCGTCGGCGTCCTCGTCGGCGGCGCCCCCACCGGGGTCGCGCTGATCACGGTGGACCCCTCGGGTGACAACAGCATCGTGGTCTCCCAGGGCGCCAACGCCCGGCTGACCCCCGGCGACGTCCGGGCCGCGGCGAGCCTACTGGCCGCGGCGCGGGTGGTCTCGCTGCAGTTGGAGATCCCCCTGGAGACGGTCGCCGAGGTGGTCCGCGCGGCGGGCGCGGGCTTCGGCGGCCGCCCCGGGCCGCGGGTGGTGCTCAACCCCTCGCCGACCGCGCCGCTGCCCACCGATGTGCTGGCCGCCTGTGATCCGCTGGTGGTGAACGAGCACGAGGCGCGGTTCCTGCTGAGCGACGCCCCGGTGGGGTCCTCGGACGACCCCGAGGAGTGGGCCGACGCCCTGCTGTCGCGCGGTCCGCGCTCGGTCGTGGTGACCCTGGGCGCCGAGGGCGCGCTGGTCGCCGACGGCGACCGTACGGTGCTGGTGCCCAGTCCCGCGGTGACGGCCGTGGACACCACGGGCGCCGGGGACGCCTTCACCGGCGCGCTCGCCTGGCGCCTCGGCGTCGGCGACGACCTGCCGACCGCGGTGCGGTTCGCGGTGCGCGTGGGCGCCGCCGCGGTGACACGGGCCGGGGCGCAGGCGTCCTTCCCGAGCGTCGAGGAGGTGGCGGCGCCGTGA
- a CDS encoding sugar phosphate isomerase/epimerase family protein, translating into MSALSRLSLNRLSLNRLSLNQETIKQWSLPELAEGCVKAGVTGVGLWREPVQKYGVAAAAELVRNAGLTVTSLCRGGFFTAIEPEARAAALADNRKAIDEAATLGTDTLVLVSGGLPPGSRDLFAARERIADALGELAPYAADHGVRLAIEPLHPMYAADRCVVSTLAQALDLAERFPADQVGVIVDTYHLWWDDTVADQIARAGAGGRIAAFQLADWITPLPEGVLLGRGQLGDGSVDFRWFREQVDATGYTGPIEVEIFNPDLWARDGAEVLAEVADRYRALVL; encoded by the coding sequence ATGAGCGCCTTGTCCCGGCTGAGCCTCAACCGGCTGAGCCTCAACCGGCTGAGCCTCAACCAGGAGACGATCAAGCAGTGGTCGCTGCCCGAGCTGGCGGAGGGCTGCGTCAAGGCGGGCGTCACAGGCGTGGGTCTGTGGCGCGAGCCGGTCCAGAAGTACGGCGTGGCGGCCGCCGCCGAGCTGGTGCGGAACGCGGGCCTGACCGTCACCAGCCTGTGCCGGGGCGGCTTCTTCACCGCGATCGAGCCCGAGGCGCGCGCCGCGGCACTTGCCGACAACCGTAAGGCCATCGACGAGGCCGCCACCCTGGGCACCGACACCCTCGTCCTGGTCTCCGGCGGCCTCCCGCCCGGCAGCCGCGACCTCTTCGCCGCCCGCGAGCGCATCGCCGACGCACTGGGCGAGCTGGCCCCGTACGCCGCCGACCACGGCGTCCGCCTGGCCATCGAGCCCCTGCACCCCATGTACGCCGCCGACCGCTGTGTGGTCTCCACCCTCGCCCAGGCCCTCGACCTGGCCGAGCGCTTCCCGGCGGACCAGGTGGGCGTGATCGTGGACACCTACCACCTGTGGTGGGACGACACCGTGGCGGACCAGATCGCCCGCGCGGGCGCGGGCGGCCGCATCGCCGCCTTCCAGCTCGCCGACTGGATCACGCCCCTCCCGGAGGGCGTCCTCCTGGGCCGGGGCCAACTCGGCGACGGATCGGTCGACTTCCGCTGGTTCCGCGAACAGGTCGACGCCACGGGCTACACCGGCCCGATCGAGGTGGAGATCTTCAACCCGGACCTCTGGGCCCGGGACGGCGCGGAGGTCCTGGCCGAGGTCGCCGACCGGTATCGGGCGCTGGTGCTCTGA
- a CDS encoding carbohydrate ABC transporter permease yields MTTAPISTAPAGPAARRRPAGRIALHACLIAVLLVMLYPLAWLLATSFKPADEVIASLKLLPSHFEWSNYSTALDGVNEVSVGRLLWNSLLIACGAVLGNVISCSLAAYAFARLRFKMRGPLFAFMIATIMLPHHAILIPQYIIFNQLGMVNTYWPMILPKFLATDAFFVFLIVQFMRGLPRELEEAARIDGCGPFRSFFSVILPLTRPALITTAIFTFIWTWNDFFTQLIYLFEPEKFTLTLALRSFVDASSQSAFGPMFAMSVFALLPIVLFFLAFQRFLVEGMASSGLKG; encoded by the coding sequence ATGACCACCGCCCCGATCTCCACCGCCCCGGCCGGCCCGGCGGCGCGGCGGCGGCCCGCGGGCCGGATCGCGCTGCACGCCTGCCTGATCGCCGTGCTGCTGGTGATGCTCTATCCGCTGGCCTGGCTGCTGGCGACCTCGTTCAAGCCCGCCGACGAGGTCATCGCCAGCCTCAAGCTGCTGCCCAGCCACTTCGAATGGAGCAACTACTCCACCGCCCTGGACGGGGTGAACGAGGTCAGCGTCGGACGGCTGCTGTGGAACTCGCTGCTCATCGCGTGCGGCGCGGTGCTCGGCAACGTCATCAGCTGCTCGCTCGCCGCGTACGCCTTCGCGCGGCTGCGGTTCAAGATGCGCGGTCCGCTCTTCGCGTTCATGATCGCGACGATCATGCTGCCGCACCACGCCATCCTCATTCCGCAGTACATCATCTTCAACCAGCTCGGCATGGTGAACACCTACTGGCCGATGATCCTGCCGAAGTTCCTGGCCACCGACGCCTTCTTCGTCTTCCTCATCGTGCAGTTCATGCGCGGACTGCCGCGTGAGCTGGAGGAGGCGGCGCGGATCGACGGGTGCGGGCCCTTCCGCTCGTTCTTCAGCGTCATCCTGCCGCTGACCCGGCCTGCCCTGATCACCACCGCGATCTTCACCTTCATCTGGACCTGGAACGACTTCTTCACCCAGCTCATCTATCTCTTCGAGCCGGAGAAGTTCACCCTGACCCTGGCCCTGCGGTCCTTCGTGGACGCCTCCAGCCAGTCGGCCTTCGGCCCGATGTTCGCGATGTCGGTGTTCGCGCTGCTGCCCATCGTGCTCTTCTTCCTCGCCTTCCAGCGGTTCCTGGTCGAGGGCATGGCCAGCTCCGGACTGAAGGGGTGA
- a CDS encoding dihydrodipicolinate synthase family protein codes for MTVHLPAPGGTTRPYEPRTEPLSLTPGAPFTSRVVFSAAHVVADPYADVTPDSPAAVDWDATLAFRRHLWSHGLGVAEAMDTAQRGMGLDWAGAAELIRRSAAEAKAVGGRIACGVGTDQLSATEIGYPYSVAEVRAAYEEQLAVCEESGAQAILMASRALCAVAKGPEDFSEVYGHLLRQSAEPVILHWLGPMFDPALEGYWGSTDLDAATRTFLDVIAAHPDKVDGIKVSLLDAQREIDLRRKLPDGVRCYTGDDFHYPELIEGDDRGFSHALLGIFDPLGPLAAEAVRRLDTGDATAFRALLDPTVELSRHLFRTPTRYYKTGVVLLAWLAGHQSHFTMVGGLQSARSLPHLARAYELADGLGLFPDPALAESRMKDLLSVYGVTR; via the coding sequence GTGACCGTCCACCTCCCCGCGCCGGGCGGCACGACCCGCCCCTACGAACCCCGCACCGAGCCGCTGTCGCTCACCCCCGGGGCCCCCTTCACCTCCCGGGTCGTCTTCTCGGCCGCCCATGTGGTGGCCGATCCGTACGCCGATGTGACCCCCGACAGCCCGGCCGCCGTGGACTGGGACGCCACCCTGGCCTTCCGCCGCCACCTGTGGTCGCACGGGCTGGGCGTGGCCGAGGCCATGGACACCGCCCAGCGCGGTATGGGCCTGGACTGGGCGGGCGCCGCCGAGCTGATCCGCCGCTCGGCGGCCGAGGCGAAGGCGGTCGGCGGCCGGATCGCCTGCGGCGTCGGCACCGACCAGCTCTCCGCCACCGAGATCGGCTACCCCTACAGCGTGGCCGAGGTCCGGGCCGCCTACGAGGAACAGCTCGCCGTCTGCGAGGAGTCCGGCGCCCAGGCCATCCTGATGGCCTCGCGCGCCCTGTGCGCGGTGGCCAAGGGCCCCGAGGACTTTTCCGAGGTCTACGGCCATCTGCTGCGCCAGTCCGCCGAGCCGGTGATCCTGCACTGGCTGGGCCCGATGTTCGACCCGGCGCTGGAGGGCTACTGGGGCAGCACCGACCTGGACGCCGCCACCCGTACCTTCCTCGACGTCATCGCCGCCCACCCCGACAAGGTCGACGGCATCAAGGTCTCCCTGCTGGACGCCCAGCGCGAGATCGATCTGCGGCGCAAACTGCCGGACGGGGTGCGCTGCTACACGGGCGACGACTTCCACTACCCCGAGCTGATCGAGGGCGACGACCGGGGCTTCAGCCACGCCCTGCTCGGCATCTTCGACCCGCTGGGCCCGCTGGCGGCCGAGGCCGTGCGCAGGCTGGACACCGGTGACGCCACCGCCTTCCGGGCGCTGCTGGACCCGACGGTGGAACTCTCCCGTCACCTCTTCCGGACCCCGACCCGCTACTACAAGACGGGCGTGGTGCTGCTGGCCTGGCTGGCGGGCCACCAGTCGCACTTCACGATGGTCGGCGGCCTGCAGTCGGCCCGTTCGCTGCCGCATCTGGCGCGGGCGTACGAACTGGCCGACGGGCTTGGCCTGTTCCCGGACCCGGCGCTGGCGGAATCCCGGATGAAAGACCTGCTGTCCGTGTACGGAGTCACCCGATGA
- a CDS encoding Gfo/Idh/MocA family protein yields the protein MTRKTVRIAMNGVTGRMGYRQHLVRSLLALREQGGLDLGDGTVLWPEPLLVGRREHVLKEMAERHGLDPVADVSTDLDAVLADDRVDIYFDAQVTAAREEAIKKAVAAGKHIYTEKPTATGLEGALELARLAEAAGVKHGVVQDKIFLPGLLKLKRLIDGGFFGRILSVRGEFGYWVFEGDWQSAQRPSWNYRSEDGGGIVVDMFPHWEYVLHELFGAVRTVQAQATTHIPTRWDEQGKPYEATADDAAYGVFQLEGGAIAQINSSWAVRVGRDELVEFQVDGTEGSAVAGLRNCRAQHRSATPKPVWNPDLPATESFREQWQEVPDNEEFDNGFKAQWELFLRHVALDEPWRWDLLAGARGVQLAELGLKSSAEGRRFDVPELSL from the coding sequence GTGACACGCAAGACAGTGCGGATCGCCATGAACGGTGTGACCGGCCGAATGGGCTACCGCCAGCACCTCGTCCGCTCTCTCCTCGCCCTTCGCGAACAGGGCGGCCTGGACCTCGGCGACGGCACCGTGCTGTGGCCCGAGCCGCTGCTCGTCGGCCGCCGGGAGCACGTGCTCAAGGAGATGGCCGAGCGCCATGGCCTCGACCCGGTCGCGGATGTCTCGACCGACCTGGACGCCGTGCTCGCGGACGACCGCGTCGACATCTACTTCGACGCCCAGGTCACCGCCGCCCGCGAGGAGGCCATCAAGAAGGCCGTCGCGGCGGGCAAGCACATCTACACCGAGAAGCCGACCGCCACCGGTCTGGAAGGCGCCCTGGAGCTGGCCCGGCTCGCCGAGGCGGCGGGCGTCAAGCACGGGGTCGTCCAGGACAAGATCTTCCTGCCGGGGCTGCTGAAGCTCAAGCGCCTCATCGACGGCGGCTTCTTCGGCAGAATCCTTTCCGTGCGCGGGGAGTTCGGCTACTGGGTCTTCGAGGGCGACTGGCAGAGCGCCCAGCGGCCCTCGTGGAACTACCGGTCCGAGGACGGCGGCGGCATCGTCGTCGACATGTTCCCGCACTGGGAGTACGTGCTGCACGAGCTGTTCGGCGCCGTGCGCACCGTCCAGGCGCAGGCCACCACCCACATCCCGACCCGCTGGGACGAGCAGGGCAAGCCGTACGAGGCCACCGCCGACGACGCGGCCTACGGCGTCTTCCAGCTCGAGGGCGGCGCCATCGCCCAGATCAACTCCTCCTGGGCGGTCCGGGTGGGCCGCGACGAGCTGGTCGAGTTCCAGGTCGACGGCACCGAGGGCTCGGCCGTCGCGGGGCTGCGCAACTGCCGCGCCCAGCACCGCTCGGCCACCCCCAAGCCGGTCTGGAACCCCGATCTGCCCGCCACCGAGTCCTTCCGCGAGCAGTGGCAGGAGGTGCCGGACAACGAGGAGTTCGACAATGGCTTCAAGGCGCAGTGGGAGCTCTTCCTGCGCCATGTCGCGCTCGACGAGCCCTGGCGCTGGGACCTGCTGGCCGGGGCGCGCGGCGTCCAGCTCGCCGAGCTGGGCCTGAAGTCGTCGGCCGAGGGCCGCCGGTTCGACGTGCCGGAGCTGAGCCTGTGA
- the rbsD gene encoding D-ribose pyranase — MKRSGILNRHLSAGIALLGHTDTVMVCDAGLPIPDGPFVVDLAFTAGVPSFERVLTGLLDELVVEAATAAREVRDHNPGATALLDRLFPAPALDLVPHEELKTMTGRARLVVRTGEARPYANVLLRCGVPF; from the coding sequence GTGAAGCGATCCGGGATTCTCAACCGCCATCTGAGCGCGGGCATCGCCCTGTTGGGCCACACCGACACGGTGATGGTGTGCGACGCGGGCCTTCCGATACCGGACGGGCCGTTCGTGGTGGACCTCGCCTTCACGGCCGGGGTGCCGTCGTTCGAGCGGGTGCTCACCGGGCTGCTGGACGAGCTGGTGGTCGAAGCGGCCACGGCGGCGCGGGAGGTACGCGACCACAACCCCGGGGCGACCGCTCTGCTCGACCGCCTCTTCCCGGCTCCCGCGCTGGATCTGGTCCCGCACGAGGAGCTCAAGACGATGACGGGACGGGCGAGGCTGGTGGTGCGCACGGGGGAGGCGCGGCCGTACGCGAATGTGCTGCTGCGGTGCGGGGTGCCCTTCTGA
- a CDS encoding SigE family RNA polymerase sigma factor, whose translation MQLTLVLPWWTRLLRRARTTASTPPVERERAGRRLRALRPVGGRDEGEPGPTLADLYQARRLDMIRLAVFLVDDLHTAEDVVQDAFAAVCRRHGSRLDSLQDAHAYLHTAVVNAARSVLRRRRTARAYTPPYQGPGAPVDEPLLLAEEHRQVLDALARLTARQREVLVLRYWSELTEAQIAETLGVSRGTVKSTASRALVTLEKLLEAAR comes from the coding sequence ATGCAGCTCACTCTTGTCCTGCCCTGGTGGACCCGGCTGCTCCGCCGCGCCCGGACGACCGCCTCGACGCCGCCGGTGGAGAGGGAGCGCGCCGGGCGGCGGCTGCGGGCGCTGCGGCCGGTGGGCGGCCGGGACGAAGGGGAGCCCGGCCCCACGCTGGCCGATCTGTACCAGGCCCGGCGGCTGGACATGATCCGGCTGGCGGTCTTCCTGGTGGACGACCTGCACACCGCCGAGGACGTCGTCCAGGACGCCTTCGCCGCCGTCTGCCGTCGGCACGGCTCACGGCTGGACAGCCTCCAGGATGCGCACGCCTATCTGCACACCGCCGTGGTCAACGCCGCCCGCTCGGTGCTGCGCCGACGGCGTACGGCACGCGCCTACACCCCGCCGTACCAGGGGCCGGGAGCGCCCGTGGACGAGCCGCTGCTGCTCGCCGAGGAACACCGGCAGGTCCTCGACGCGCTGGCCCGGCTCACCGCGCGCCAGCGCGAGGTGCTGGTGCTGCGCTACTGGTCGGAGCTGACCGAGGCCCAGATAGCCGAAACGCTGGGCGTCTCCCGAGGCACCGTGAAGTCGACCGCGAGCCGTGCGCTCGTCACTCTGGAAAAGCTGCTGGAGGCGGCCCGATGA